One Dioscorea cayenensis subsp. rotundata cultivar TDr96_F1 chromosome 19, TDr96_F1_v2_PseudoChromosome.rev07_lg8_w22 25.fasta, whole genome shotgun sequence genomic window, CTACATGGAAACATGCTCAATGGTTCAATTCCAATATCCATGAAGAACCTGAGACAATTGCTGCTCTTGGACCTCTCTTACAATAACTTCACTGGTCCTATTCCTGGAAGTGTTTTAGAGAACATGGAGTCCATGCAGTTATATCTCAATCTGTCAAACAATTTGTTTGATGGTTCCATACCAGTTCAGATTGGAGGATTGCAAATGATTCAAGCCATTGACATCTCGCACAACAATTTATCCGGTAGTGTTCCTGCTTCAATTCAAGGCTGCAGGAATTTATACTCACTGGATTTGTCTGGAAACAAGCTCTCAGGTCCATTGCCTTCCAAAGTTTTCTCTCAGTTAGATTTGCTTACAAGTCTGAAACTCTCAGACAATGAATTGGATGGAGAACTTCCATCCAGTTTTGCAGAAATGAAGCACATTGTTTCAATTGATGTTTCGAATAATCACTTCAGTGGAAGGATCCCTGAAAACTTGGGTAATCTTTCGAGCTTGCGGCAACTCAATCTCTCATTCAATCAGTTTGAAGGTCCCGTGCCGGAGACTGGTGTGTTCAGGAGCCTCAACCTGTCTAATTTGGAAGGCAATGCAGCACTCTGTGGATCCAAATTCTTCTCTCCTTGTgacaaagaacaacaaaaacaacgGTTTTCCAGAAAAGCACTGGTAATTGTCATAGTTCTTGTATCTGCTGCTTTTCTGTTGGTGATCGTATTCATCGTTCTCTTCACCTATCGACGGAGTTCTGGAAAGCGAAAGGCGGCAAGTTCTAGACATTCAAATGCCGAGCCTTCCATTGTGCCGGCATTGAAAAGATTCACTAAAAAAGAGTTAGAAATAGCAACTGATTTCTTCAGTGAAAACAATGTGATTGGTCACAGCAATTGGAGCACTGTCTACAAAGGCAAACTCGAAGGTGATCATGATCTCGATCATTTTATAGCCGTAAAAAAGCTGAATTTAGAGCAATTCCCAAGTGTTTCCGACAAATTGTTCATCACTGAGCTGAGAATTCTGAGCCAATTGAAGCACAAGAACTTAGTCAAAGTCTTAGGCTATGCTTGCGAAACTGGAAAGCTGAAAGCCTTAGCTCTTCCCTTAATGGAAAATGGCAACCTGGAGAACATAATTCACAACAATGAGCACCGGTCGAGATTTACGACGATATACGAAAGGCTGAAAGTTCTCATCTCTGTTGCTCATGGCCTGGTTTACTTGCATTCAGGCTATGATTTCCCCATTGTTCATTGTGATCTCAAGCCATCAAACATCCTACTTGATAAAGACTTTGAAGCTCATGTCAGTGACTTTGGCACTGCCAGAATTCTTGGTCTGCATTTGCTTGATGGCAACAGCAAatccacaacaacaacaacatttcaAGGCACAATTGGATACATGGCACCAGGTAAGATTCATAAAAATCAGAACTAATATAGTTAGCAAAACCTTTAgactgttttcttattttaaggagtttatttttgttgttgtagaGTTTGCTTATATGATGAGGCCGACGACGAAGATAgatgtttttagttttggaaTTGTAGTGATGGAGTTCATGACTAAGCGGAGACCTACAGCAGGGAATGAAGACAATGGAGAGGAGTTGGCATTACAAGATTATGTTGGTAATGCAGTTGGTGGAGGTGTTCAGAGTGTTGTTTCAATGGTGGATTCTGACATGAATCTTGCAACTGAAATTGAAGTGGAGAAGGTTGTTGGTGTGTTGGAGCTAGCTTTGTCTTGTGTCCGGCCGGGCACCGGTGACCGGCCAGACATGAATGAGGTGTTGTCCTCTTTGTTGAAGCTAAACAAAGACTAGGGAATTTTTCAGGCTAGGTGTTTGGTTCACCGTATTTGGTTTTCTGAATTTGCCAGGCAAAATTATGCATGTATTTAGAGCTGTACTTCAGTGTGACAATGTAGACTCTGAAATCtggaaattttgatttaaactCTCCACCAAATCTACATAgaaattattgtaataaaaattttcaaattcatgcaGGTCAAAGTACATCTTATTCTAAATCTAATACCATGGATTATGAAATCCGTAAtggcaaaattttcaaaaataatatgatttgtcAACCGCTTTTTAGTTTATTGATATTGAGTGTCTTGCATAGAGTGTTTGTTTTGGAGAAAACCTGAAATCAAACTCTAAAATCAAACTCTACAAGATAAATGCAAATGTGCTTATTGAATTTGCTCCACGTCATTAAACGTTCATGACTTTTCTTAAATGAAAAGTATATAATACGCTCAAATATTATGTATCAAATTGGTGAAGATAAAAACACTTATAAACAATCATGGTCGGTGGCTCAATGGTCGGGGCCCTATGTTTATGCGGCATGATGCTTTTATTATTAACCAGAATCATTTTGGCACTCTCAGGGCCTCAACTTCTTTGTTTGGTGAGCTCCCGTTTTCAGGATTCTCTGAGATGGTACCTTTTCGGGAACGTCTTGCTTCTTATGGGGGGATTATGAGCGACAGGAAATGGTGGACTCTCACGGCCAATGGGTCTTTTTTGGTTAAGTCATTTTATAGCTTTATTAATGACGGGAGCACACATTGTCCGATCTCTAGATGCTTCTGGCGCAGAAATTGCCCGCAGAAGATTAACCTCTTCAACTGGCTGGTCTGGAAGAACAAAATTCTCTCTCGAAAATTTGGAGAAGCGTAGATGCAACAAGCTTCCTACGGCAACTTGTGTGATGTGTCATGAAGGGGTCGAGTTTGTGGATCACCTTTTTCTTCACCGTTCTTTTGCTAAACATGTCTGGGAGGACTTTGTGAGATTGTTCCATTTAGCTGAACCCTTCCCCCCAATCCGTGAGTCAAATTTGGGGTAGTTAGAGATTTCTTCTCCTGTCGGCATTTAGGGGGATGGGAGAATGGATTGTCAAAGCTCTTGTCTGTAATATATGGCTTGTTAGAAATGATATAATCTTCGATGCTACTGTT contains:
- the LOC120250537 gene encoding LRR receptor-like serine/threonine-protein kinase FLS2 is translated as MAHYQSITTFLSLLLLFFIPLLHCNASMQTIQNEALIAFKSSITDDPLGALLDWKNTAHHCNWSGVSCDPSTNAIISITLIETQLTGSLSPFLANISTLQDLELSVNGFSGSIPSEIGNLKNLQFLDLSTNLFNGSIPETICNCSSLSILALDTNNFTGSVPPCFGTELLNLQVLQAYSNALVGHLPASLGNLIALRILDLSNNMLSGPLPSHMANLSSLSILQLHINQLSGNLPPDLGKCTNLTLLNLYTNGFTGSIPPQLGQLENLQVLRLHDNELSSSIPASLSGCKSLLSLGLSINQLTGVIPPELGSLSSLKYLGLHVNRLVGHIPSSLMNLSSLTYLALSINLLSGTIPSNLGSLGNLVVLNLQNNSLHGPIPPSIINCTHLQNVSLAFNKFTGSLPSGLGKLKNLTFFGIGSSELSGPIPEDIFNCSKLFLIDLSFNNLTGPLSPRVSKLTGLQTLLLRSNSLSGGIPPEIGNLSSLLVLSLGGNRFSGNIPPEISKLSSLQGLALDDNSLEGAIPDHVFQLKQLVRLQMQGNQFFGPVSESISNLQSLAYLDLHGNMLNGSIPISMKNLRQLLLLDLSYNNFTGPIPGSVLENMESMQLYLNLSNNLFDGSIPVQIGGLQMIQAIDISHNNLSGSVPASIQGCRNLYSLDLSGNKLSGPLPSKVFSQLDLLTSLKLSDNELDGELPSSFAEMKHIVSIDVSNNHFSGRIPENLGNLSSLRQLNLSFNQFEGPVPETGVFRSLNLSNLEGNAALCGSKFFSPCDKEQQKQRFSRKALVIVIVLVSAAFLLVIVFIVLFTYRRSSGKRKAASSRHSNAEPSIVPALKRFTKKELEIATDFFSENNVIGHSNWSTVYKGKLEGDHDLDHFIAVKKLNLEQFPSVSDKLFITELRILSQLKHKNLVKVLGYACETGKLKALALPLMENGNLENIIHNNEHRSRFTTIYERLKVLISVAHGLVYLHSGYDFPIVHCDLKPSNILLDKDFEAHVSDFGTARILGLHLLDGNSKSTTTTTFQGTIGYMAPEFAYMMRPTTKIDVFSFGIVVMEFMTKRRPTAGNEDNGEELALQDYVGNAVGGGVQSVVSMVDSDMNLATEIEVEKVVGVLELALSCVRPGTGDRPDMNEVLSSLLKLNKD